In bacterium, a genomic segment contains:
- a CDS encoding 4Fe-4S dicluster domain-containing protein yields MKQTANKDTAAKLRHWTTLGELHGDEAALAVKHSEFYSKPEEFFNQEQATKFSLTGDATLISEAAGFVELKVKQNGGDSKGMSRRDFLKISGAAMVFATAGCSLRPAQKIIPYINQPEEIMLGVPNYYASATGGSQGNGVLIKTREGRPIKLEGNPQHPLTKGKLDARGQYDIFNLYDPDRLTGPVVMANGQPAVISWSAADGEIAEKLKAARGRIAVLTGTVHGPARKKVIADFCQSFGAIHYSYDGWTREAARKANELSFGNAVLPSYHFDKADYILSLDGDFLGTGYSALEWQAGFGAKRHVKDHKLNKLVSADCATTLTSSNADERFRMKPGLSVAFGLAVANSLSSMGHSVISLDSTANSNISKFSASQVEGMAGLKQGTIDRIAGELWENRGKSIVFGGESLDHQLVACLLNAMLGNDGVTVDGNGAPSQQASGSLTGLLELLNRLNSGEIDVVITFGTNPAYSLPESAGVAAAFGKASTVIHLGDRADETGRLANYLLPGLHWLESWGDAEPQAGLYSVIQPSVMPLHDCRAAEESLIKFAQTAQVEGLGMVTGGWHEYVMETWRTAVYSADVFAGDFTSFWNSALRDGFVDLRKSPTPRPYSGIGLNNILIPQQGDELQLVVLPSPHLTEDGNGNNAWLLELPHPVGRVSWTNYANFAPKTASRLGVRDGDSIKVTANGATIEVPVHVQPGDVENVITIETGWGRKNVGRVGNGVGGNAFALCAVENNALRTVHAVSIEKTGRWEELPDVQGHNYTEGRPIVAETPFEQYLKNPESGKWHEHELMSLWPEHEYKGNKWGMVIDQTACIGCNACMAACSVENNIPVVGVGQIRLGRELHWIRVDRYYSGDEHEPEFTYQPMLCQHCDNAPCETVCPVVATIHSEEGLNMQVYNRCVGTRYCSNNCPYKVRRFNWHEYTFAAYEPHPLQLVLNPEVTVREKGVMEKCTFCQQRIRDGKERAKEMNRPVTDADIKTACQQTCPTDAISFGNTNNPDSQVSHMKKDPRAYNVIAEVNTRPAVTYFTKLRNRPTRDTDLHLGGHGDGHGGHDDAHATEGGHHS; encoded by the coding sequence GCTGGCCGTCAAGCACTCCGAGTTTTACTCCAAACCCGAAGAGTTTTTCAATCAGGAGCAGGCCACCAAGTTCTCGCTGACGGGTGACGCTACTCTGATTTCAGAAGCGGCCGGGTTTGTCGAACTCAAAGTCAAGCAGAACGGCGGCGACTCCAAGGGCATGTCGCGGCGCGACTTCCTGAAAATTTCAGGCGCGGCGATGGTGTTTGCCACGGCGGGATGCAGCCTGCGTCCGGCGCAAAAAATCATTCCGTACATCAACCAGCCCGAGGAAATCATGCTCGGCGTGCCGAACTATTATGCGTCGGCAACGGGCGGCTCGCAGGGCAACGGTGTACTGATTAAGACGCGCGAAGGCCGTCCCATAAAGCTGGAAGGCAATCCCCAGCATCCGCTGACAAAGGGCAAGCTCGACGCGCGCGGACAGTACGATATTTTCAATCTCTACGATCCCGATCGCCTGACCGGTCCTGTCGTGATGGCAAACGGTCAGCCGGCGGTTATCTCGTGGAGTGCGGCGGACGGTGAAATCGCGGAGAAACTCAAAGCCGCTCGCGGACGCATCGCAGTGCTGACCGGCACGGTGCATGGTCCGGCGCGCAAGAAAGTCATCGCTGATTTTTGCCAGAGCTTCGGTGCGATACACTACAGCTACGACGGCTGGACGCGCGAAGCGGCGCGCAAAGCCAATGAGCTGAGCTTCGGCAATGCGGTGCTGCCATCGTATCACTTCGACAAAGCCGATTACATTCTGTCACTCGACGGTGATTTTCTTGGCACGGGTTATTCCGCGCTCGAATGGCAGGCCGGATTCGGCGCGAAGCGTCATGTCAAAGACCACAAGCTGAACAAGCTCGTCTCGGCGGACTGTGCAACGACTCTGACTTCGTCCAACGCCGACGAACGCTTCCGCATGAAGCCGGGACTGAGTGTCGCTTTCGGTTTGGCCGTTGCAAACAGCCTGTCGAGCATGGGACACAGCGTGATTTCGCTCGACAGCACGGCGAACTCGAATATCTCGAAATTCAGCGCCTCGCAAGTGGAAGGCATGGCCGGACTCAAGCAGGGTACGATTGACCGCATCGCCGGTGAGCTGTGGGAAAACCGCGGCAAGAGCATCGTGTTCGGCGGTGAGTCGCTTGACCATCAGCTGGTCGCATGTCTGCTCAACGCGATGCTTGGAAACGATGGTGTCACCGTTGACGGCAACGGCGCTCCGTCGCAGCAGGCGTCCGGTTCGCTGACGGGATTGCTGGAGCTGCTGAACCGGTTGAACAGCGGCGAGATTGACGTGGTCATTACATTCGGAACCAATCCGGCGTATTCACTTCCTGAATCGGCGGGAGTTGCAGCGGCTTTCGGTAAGGCTTCGACGGTGATTCATCTGGGTGACCGTGCCGATGAGACTGGACGGCTGGCGAACTATCTGCTGCCCGGACTGCACTGGCTGGAAAGCTGGGGCGATGCCGAGCCGCAAGCGGGACTCTATTCGGTGATTCAACCGAGTGTGATGCCGCTTCATGATTGCCGCGCGGCCGAAGAGTCGCTCATTAAGTTTGCTCAAACCGCTCAAGTCGAAGGACTGGGCATGGTGACCGGCGGCTGGCATGAGTATGTGATGGAAACGTGGCGCACGGCAGTTTACAGTGCTGATGTGTTCGCCGGTGACTTTACGAGCTTCTGGAACAGCGCGCTGCGCGACGGATTCGTGGATTTGCGCAAGAGCCCGACTCCGAGACCCTATTCGGGAATTGGACTGAACAACATTCTGATTCCGCAGCAGGGTGACGAACTGCAATTGGTTGTGCTGCCTTCGCCGCATCTGACCGAAGACGGTAACGGCAATAACGCGTGGCTGCTTGAACTTCCGCATCCGGTGGGACGTGTATCGTGGACGAACTACGCGAACTTCGCGCCTAAAACCGCGAGCCGCCTGGGAGTGCGCGATGGTGACTCTATAAAGGTTACGGCAAACGGCGCAACCATTGAAGTACCCGTTCACGTACAGCCGGGTGATGTGGAGAATGTCATCACGATTGAAACGGGATGGGGACGCAAAAACGTTGGACGTGTCGGCAATGGTGTCGGCGGTAATGCGTTTGCATTGTGTGCGGTCGAGAATAACGCGCTGCGCACGGTGCACGCCGTGTCCATCGAAAAGACGGGACGTTGGGAAGAGTTGCCGGATGTGCAAGGTCACAACTACACCGAAGGTCGTCCGATTGTCGCCGAAACGCCGTTTGAGCAGTACCTGAAGAATCCGGAATCCGGCAAGTGGCACGAGCATGAGTTAATGTCCCTTTGGCCTGAGCATGAATACAAGGGCAACAAGTGGGGCATGGTGATTGACCAGACCGCCTGTATCGGCTGTAATGCTTGTATGGCGGCCTGCTCGGTGGAGAACAACATTCCGGTCGTGGGTGTTGGTCAGATTCGATTGGGACGAGAGCTGCATTGGATTCGTGTGGACCGCTACTACAGCGGCGATGAGCACGAGCCGGAATTCACCTATCAGCCGATGCTTTGCCAGCACTGCGACAATGCGCCGTGCGAAACAGTCTGTCCGGTTGTGGCTACGATTCACAGCGAAGAGGGCCTGAACATGCAGGTCTATAACCGTTGCGTCGGTACGAGATATTGTTCGAACAACTGCCCCTACAAGGTGCGCCGCTTTAATTGGCACGAATACACGTTTGCGGCTTATGAACCGCATCCGCTGCAGCTCGTGCTGAACCCCGAAGTGACGGTGCGCGAAAAGGGCGTGATGGAGAAGTGCACGTTCTGCCAGCAGCGTATTCGCGACGGCAAGGAACGCGCCAAGGAAATGAACCGCCCGGTGACTGATGCGGATATCAAGACGGCTTGTCAGCAGACCTGTCCGACGGACGCCATCAGCTTCGGCAATACGAATAACCCGGATAGCCAGGTTTCACATATGAAGAAAGACCCGCGCGCGTACAACGTGATTGCCGAAGTCAATACGCGTCCTGCGGTGACCTATTTCACGAAACTGCGCAACCGGCCGACACGCGACACCGACCTGCATCTGGGCGGACACGGTGACGGTCACGGCGGTCACGACGACGCGCACGCAACTGAGGGAGGTCACCACTCGTGA